One region of Chitinophaga varians genomic DNA includes:
- a CDS encoding TonB-dependent receptor: MQNVLCNSTLLKDCHAPEPRRLQAFTAKIGLIMRLTFILMVALIMQVQAATSAQTITLSLRNVPLRTVFKAISRQGGYNFVYNNNLLQQAGKVDVEVSNAQVEDVLNQVFRHQPVTYEIIDKTVIIRKPAAVAAPADNARPAAPAATVRGRVTDEKGEPLIGVTIQLKGAAAGAVTGNNGEFQINVPDNSSGILVFTFLGMERQEVLIGKRVHVDVILKRAVAQQQEVVVVGYGTQKKATLTGSVATIKGEEIARVPTANVSNGLAGHIPGVIANNRSGRPGDDYSSVYVRGYNSFSGGVDPLIVIDGIPDRNMDRINPNDIESVTVLKDASAAIYGVRSANGVILITTKRGKSGKPTISYEGSYDIQQLTRMDHRVDAWQYMTYYNEVARNQGTSIPYTQDDIEKYKAGNDPNYTSTDWQRAVFRKNAPQTNHSLSVRGGSEAVKFFLSGQYLSQQSNWANSDENFKNYNLRSNIDASISKNLKLTLDIAARKEDRTYPALDAGSILHETVSMYPFIPVHWTNGLPSAGIANGRNPYVMTSSAPGYDNVTDLFVQPKIGFDWQLPFIVKGLSVSGYTAFDYRQRSEKNFTRPWDAYTYSLSTNTYNNQKPNTAILSLTQDERSYNENTYFYKIAFDRSFGKHSISAFAGYEQTVSSYRKTLAYRKNLLSDQLDQLFTGSTVDQNALGTATQDGRESYLGRISYTYADKYLAEVVGRYNGSFNFPKDRRWGLFPSLSLGWRISEENFFKDNVKFVDNLKLRASWGIMGSDAVAKYLYLARYSLVSNMGPEYFSSPREYNTFFGPVFSEATALYLASAPNVNITWEKQDSRNFGLDAVLFNNRLSVTFDYFRNLRKDILAPRNASVPLYSGLKLPDENIGRTLNRGFDFSVAYNGQSHAVKYNAGFNFTYARSKVLFRDEAPNIPDYQKSTGLPIDSWVVFETKGIYHTQDEVDKSPHMAGAKPGDLWLVDKNGDGAITYDDQVRIPESATPKIVFGLTMGAEYKGITIDLVWAGQTEAKQLILPQRQSAVVAPPQWLYNDRWTPDNPNAAYPRAFNSKDPRNSVYADFWLMDASFIRLKSAQVSYSIPKNLYRAIGIDNIRVFVSGFNLFSIDKMRKFNRDPETNNITGISYPQTRIYRAGISIGL, from the coding sequence ATGCAAAATGTTCTTTGTAATTCCACATTACTGAAAGACTGCCATGCCCCGGAACCACGGCGGCTACAGGCATTCACGGCCAAAATCGGGTTGATCATGAGGTTGACATTTATTCTTATGGTGGCGCTGATCATGCAGGTACAAGCTGCCACCAGCGCTCAGACAATTACGCTCTCGCTGAGAAACGTTCCGCTCAGGACGGTGTTCAAAGCTATCAGCCGGCAGGGCGGCTACAATTTCGTTTACAACAATAACCTCCTGCAACAGGCGGGCAAGGTGGATGTTGAAGTCAGCAACGCTCAGGTGGAGGACGTGCTTAATCAGGTTTTCCGCCATCAGCCGGTGACTTATGAAATTATCGATAAGACGGTCATTATCCGGAAACCTGCCGCTGTAGCAGCCCCGGCAGATAATGCCCGTCCCGCTGCGCCGGCTGCCACCGTCCGCGGCCGGGTGACAGACGAAAAAGGCGAGCCGCTCATCGGTGTGACCATCCAACTGAAAGGCGCCGCTGCCGGCGCGGTGACCGGCAACAACGGCGAATTCCAGATCAACGTGCCGGACAATTCCTCCGGTATCCTCGTCTTCACTTTCCTCGGGATGGAAAGACAGGAAGTCCTGATCGGAAAACGTGTACACGTGGACGTAATACTGAAAAGAGCGGTGGCACAGCAACAGGAAGTGGTGGTAGTAGGTTACGGCACCCAGAAAAAAGCCACCCTCACCGGCTCCGTGGCCACCATTAAAGGTGAGGAAATTGCCCGGGTGCCAACAGCCAACGTGTCCAACGGACTGGCAGGCCATATCCCCGGCGTTATTGCCAATAACCGCTCCGGCCGACCGGGCGACGACTACTCTTCTGTATACGTGAGAGGCTACAATTCCTTCAGTGGTGGTGTTGATCCACTCATCGTTATCGACGGTATTCCTGACAGGAACATGGACCGTATCAATCCCAATGATATCGAAAGTGTGACTGTGCTCAAAGATGCGTCCGCGGCCATCTACGGGGTACGTTCAGCTAACGGCGTTATCCTGATCACCACCAAAAGAGGAAAAAGCGGTAAACCTACCATATCCTATGAAGGCTCCTACGACATTCAACAGCTCACCCGGATGGACCACAGGGTGGATGCCTGGCAATATATGACCTATTACAACGAGGTGGCCAGAAATCAGGGAACATCCATTCCTTATACCCAGGATGATATTGAAAAATATAAAGCGGGCAACGATCCTAATTATACCAGCACCGACTGGCAGCGGGCTGTTTTCAGGAAAAATGCTCCACAAACCAACCACAGCTTGTCTGTCAGAGGCGGTAGCGAAGCAGTAAAATTTTTTCTCTCTGGTCAATATCTGTCCCAGCAGAGCAACTGGGCCAACAGTGATGAGAACTTCAAAAATTATAACCTGCGCTCCAACATTGACGCGTCTATTTCCAAAAACCTGAAACTGACACTGGATATTGCCGCCAGAAAAGAAGACAGGACTTATCCTGCACTGGATGCCGGCAGCATCCTGCATGAAACTGTCAGCATGTACCCTTTTATCCCGGTGCACTGGACTAATGGCCTCCCTTCCGCCGGTATTGCCAATGGTCGTAATCCATATGTCATGACATCCTCTGCGCCGGGTTATGATAACGTAACAGACCTCTTTGTGCAACCTAAAATAGGTTTCGACTGGCAGCTGCCTTTTATCGTAAAAGGTTTGTCTGTCAGCGGTTATACTGCTTTTGACTATCGTCAGCGCAGTGAAAAAAACTTCACCCGTCCCTGGGATGCCTATACCTATAGCCTTTCTACCAACACCTACAACAACCAGAAACCCAATACCGCTATTCTGAGCCTGACACAGGATGAACGCTCCTATAACGAAAACACCTACTTCTACAAAATTGCTTTCGACAGGTCATTTGGAAAACATAGTATCAGCGCTTTTGCCGGATACGAACAAACAGTTTCCTCCTATCGGAAAACGCTCGCTTACCGTAAAAACCTGCTGAGTGATCAGCTGGACCAGCTCTTTACCGGCAGCACGGTTGACCAGAACGCCCTTGGCACCGCTACGCAGGATGGCCGGGAAAGTTACCTGGGGCGCATATCCTATACATATGCAGACAAATACCTGGCAGAAGTAGTTGGTCGTTACAATGGCTCCTTTAACTTCCCGAAAGACAGGCGTTGGGGGTTATTTCCTTCCCTGTCCCTTGGATGGCGTATCTCTGAAGAAAATTTTTTCAAAGACAATGTGAAGTTTGTGGATAATCTCAAACTGCGCGCATCCTGGGGGATCATGGGCAGCGACGCGGTAGCCAAATATTTGTACCTGGCCCGGTACTCACTGGTGAGCAACATGGGCCCGGAATATTTTTCCTCCCCCAGGGAATACAATACTTTCTTCGGACCTGTTTTCTCTGAAGCCACCGCGTTGTACCTCGCCTCTGCTCCCAATGTCAATATCACCTGGGAAAAACAGGATTCACGCAACTTCGGGTTAGACGCGGTTTTATTCAATAACAGGCTGAGCGTGACCTTTGACTATTTCCGTAACCTGCGTAAAGATATACTGGCTCCCAGAAATGCTTCAGTACCGCTCTATTCCGGCCTTAAACTGCCCGATGAAAATATCGGCAGGACACTCAACAGAGGTTTCGATTTCAGTGTCGCCTACAATGGACAGTCCCATGCAGTGAAATACAATGCCGGCTTCAATTTTACCTATGCCAGAAGCAAGGTGCTGTTCCGCGATGAAGCACCCAATATTCCTGACTATCAGAAATCTACCGGTCTGCCTATCGATTCATGGGTAGTATTCGAAACCAAAGGCATCTATCACACACAGGATGAAGTGGACAAATCACCACATATGGCCGGTGCAAAACCCGGCGACCTGTGGCTGGTAGATAAAAATGGCGATGGCGCCATCACTTATGATGATCAGGTACGTATCCCGGAATCCGCGACACCGAAAATTGTATTTGGCCTCACCATGGGCGCGGAATACAAAGGTATTACCATAGACCTGGTATGGGCCGGCCAGACGGAAGCCAAACAGTTGATATTACCTCAACGCCAGAGTGCTGTTGTGGCGCCGCCACAATGGTTGTATAATGATCGCTGGACACCTGATAATCCTAATGCTGCTTATCCACGTGCCTTCAACTCCAAGGATCCCAGAAATTCCGTGTACGCTGATTTCTGGCTGATGGACGCTTCCTTTATCAGGCTGAAGTCTGCACAGGTGTCCTATAGTATTCCTAAAAACCTCTACCGGGCAATTGGCATCGATAACATCCGGGTGTTTGTGAGCGGGTTTAATCTTTTCTCTATTGATAAGATGAGGAAGTTTAACCGCGATCCGGAAACCAATAACATCACCGGCATCAGCTATCCGCAAACCAGAATCTATCGCGCCGGCATCAGTATCGGCTTGTAA
- a CDS encoding RagB/SusD family nutrient uptake outer membrane protein: MKRIYWRIGFTLLTALSFMACQKNVLDKVPLDSFSDESVWKDLRLSEAFANFQYNVLPNAGHYWDTLSNRSWALSSASDEAYNRFDDYNTFIMNSGSLTPDNLNNFDIWSETYKRIQDCNLFLSKIDGVPGDDAWRNRLKAEVTYLRAYAYFKLISDYGGVPLVKTPFNLNSKFEATRSSFDECATFIAAECDAAAAVLPAAYSNGASELGRATKGAALALKSRVLLYAASPQWNPANDSRKWQLASDAAKAIIDMPNYQLFTGPYANLFTTWNTELIMTRATNKQYQWSAFQGVEMFLAPNGFHGWSSFAPSQGLVDAFGTADGKDITDPSSGYDPQNPYANRDPRFYNDIIYDGRPYGRPDFFKDRYNAGHSNVVETYEGGLDSEKGWDTWNASFTRYSFRKYQDTTFNFNVETQTNKFWVIARLSEMYLNYAEAEFNLGHESTARQYLDLLRHRVGITTNLPTTLSGPALLKKIQNERQVELCLEGHRYYDVRRWKIADETENKPLNGMKIVKNADGSKTYTVIKVQDRMFKAQHYLLPIPREEIRRTNLPQNPGY; this comes from the coding sequence GTGAAAAGAATATACTGGAGAATAGGCTTTACATTGTTGACTGCGTTGTCTTTTATGGCCTGCCAGAAAAATGTGCTGGATAAAGTGCCCCTGGATTCCTTCTCCGACGAGTCTGTATGGAAAGACCTGCGGCTGTCGGAAGCTTTCGCTAATTTTCAATATAATGTGCTGCCCAACGCCGGACATTACTGGGATACACTAAGCAACCGCTCATGGGCGCTCTCTTCGGCCTCCGATGAAGCATACAACCGGTTCGATGACTATAATACCTTTATCATGAACTCAGGCTCTCTCACGCCTGACAATCTTAATAACTTTGATATCTGGTCGGAGACGTATAAACGTATCCAGGATTGTAATCTCTTCCTGTCCAAAATAGATGGCGTACCCGGCGATGATGCCTGGCGCAACCGGCTGAAGGCTGAGGTCACCTACCTGCGGGCCTATGCTTACTTTAAACTTATCAGTGATTACGGAGGGGTACCGTTGGTGAAAACACCTTTCAATCTCAACAGTAAATTTGAAGCGACGCGCAGTTCCTTCGATGAATGTGCAACCTTTATTGCAGCTGAATGTGATGCTGCTGCTGCCGTTCTTCCGGCAGCCTACAGTAATGGGGCCTCAGAGCTGGGAAGAGCAACCAAAGGCGCTGCGCTGGCACTCAAATCGCGTGTGCTGTTATATGCGGCCAGTCCCCAGTGGAATCCTGCCAACGATAGCCGTAAATGGCAACTGGCCTCTGATGCGGCTAAAGCCATCATTGATATGCCTAACTATCAGTTGTTTACCGGACCATATGCCAACCTGTTCACTACCTGGAACACTGAGTTGATCATGACCCGTGCTACCAACAAACAATATCAGTGGAGCGCCTTCCAGGGAGTTGAAATGTTCCTCGCTCCTAATGGTTTTCATGGCTGGTCTTCCTTTGCGCCCAGCCAGGGCCTGGTAGACGCCTTTGGTACCGCTGATGGAAAAGATATTACCGACCCGTCTTCCGGATATGATCCTCAAAATCCATACGCTAACCGCGATCCGCGTTTTTATAATGATATTATTTACGATGGCCGTCCCTATGGCAGGCCTGATTTCTTCAAAGACCGCTACAATGCCGGACATAGTAACGTCGTGGAAACCTATGAAGGCGGCCTCGATTCTGAAAAAGGATGGGATACATGGAATGCCAGCTTTACCCGTTACAGCTTTCGCAAATACCAGGATACTACCTTCAACTTCAATGTAGAAACTCAAACCAATAAGTTCTGGGTGATAGCACGGCTCTCCGAGATGTACCTGAACTATGCGGAAGCAGAGTTCAATCTCGGACATGAAAGTACAGCCAGGCAATACCTCGATTTACTGCGCCACCGCGTAGGTATAACGACCAACCTGCCCACTACGCTCAGCGGCCCGGCCCTGCTGAAAAAAATACAGAATGAAAGGCAAGTGGAGCTATGCCTGGAGGGACATCGTTACTATGATGTCCGCCGGTGGAAGATAGCAGACGAGACAGAAAACAAACCGTTGAACGGCATGAAGATCGTGAAAAACGCTGACGGCTCTAAAACCTATACTGTTATCAAAGTGCAGGACAGGATGTTTAAAGCGCAGCATTATCTTCTGCCTATTCCCCGTGAAGAGATCAGAAGAACAAACCTGCCTCAGAATCCGGGATATTAA
- a CDS encoding glycoside hydrolase family 27 protein, whose protein sequence is MKKLICGILALALMHTANAQKFEGLAPTPPMGWNTWNTFQADMSEQLIMETADIMVSSGMKDAGYIYLVLDDGWMTMERDSLGNLVPDPKKFPHGLKAVVDYVHAKGLKFGMYNCAGTLTCAKYPGTRGYEYQDARNYAAWNIDYLKYDWCNTKGINAREAYTTMSNALRKAGRPMIFSLCEWGVNKPWEWGAPVGQLWRTTEDIWQVFDSVHSHGTWDALSVMRIADLQDTLRRYAGPDHWNDPDMLEVGNGMTYEEDRTHFSLWAMMAAPLMAGNDIRKMTPATKAILTNKDVIAIDQDPLGVQGFKFSGKDSLQIWFKPLQHGDWAVCFLNRGSRETAVNFNWKQTAVVDNVFHYTLKQDINYTLYNVWTGKNEGTTKKPFTAAIKPHDLVMFRLKQQ, encoded by the coding sequence ATGAAAAAACTGATATGCGGTATACTGGCACTAGCGCTGATGCATACCGCCAACGCACAGAAATTTGAAGGGCTGGCGCCTACGCCGCCTATGGGCTGGAACACCTGGAACACTTTCCAGGCCGATATGAGCGAGCAACTGATCATGGAAACGGCCGACATCATGGTGTCTTCCGGCATGAAAGACGCCGGCTACATTTACCTCGTCCTCGATGACGGCTGGATGACCATGGAACGCGACAGTCTCGGTAACCTCGTGCCCGACCCGAAGAAATTCCCGCATGGCCTTAAAGCCGTGGTGGACTATGTACACGCCAAAGGACTGAAATTCGGTATGTACAACTGCGCCGGCACGCTCACCTGCGCCAAATATCCTGGTACCCGCGGTTATGAATACCAGGACGCGCGCAATTATGCAGCATGGAACATCGACTACCTGAAATACGACTGGTGCAATACCAAAGGCATCAACGCCCGCGAAGCATATACCACTATGAGCAACGCGCTGCGCAAGGCAGGCCGCCCGATGATATTCAGCCTGTGCGAATGGGGCGTTAACAAGCCATGGGAGTGGGGCGCTCCGGTAGGCCAGCTATGGCGTACCACCGAGGATATCTGGCAGGTGTTTGACTCCGTACACAGTCACGGCACCTGGGACGCCCTCAGCGTGATGCGCATCGCCGACCTGCAGGATACACTGCGCCGCTATGCAGGCCCCGATCACTGGAATGATCCGGATATGCTGGAAGTGGGTAATGGAATGACCTATGAGGAAGACAGGACGCACTTCTCCCTCTGGGCCATGATGGCCGCTCCGCTGATGGCCGGTAATGATATCCGTAAAATGACGCCCGCCACAAAAGCCATACTCACCAATAAAGATGTGATCGCCATCGACCAGGACCCTTTAGGCGTACAGGGGTTCAAATTCTCCGGTAAAGACAGCCTGCAGATATGGTTTAAACCCTTGCAGCACGGCGATTGGGCCGTTTGTTTCCTGAACCGCGGCAGCCGTGAGACCGCCGTGAATTTCAACTGGAAACAAACAGCGGTGGTGGATAACGTTTTCCACTATACGTTAAAACAGGATATCAACTACACCCTGTACAACGTATGGACAGGCAAAAACGAAGGCACTACCAAAAAGCCGTTTACCGCTGCCATCAAACCACATGATCTAGTGATGTTCCGGTTAAAGCAACAGTAA
- a CDS encoding trehalase family glycosidase — translation MKRFLLACCLVSSSITALSQGAVFITTDTAVQQAYRWAAGMVQHYRGNPNDAVGPWYEAALPSRNAFCMRDVAHQTIGAAICGLDKENSNMLQAFAAHIDEKRDWCSYWEINKFGLPAPEDYRNDREFWYNLNANFDVMFACLKLYRWTGDQSYIQHPVFVRFFEKTVNEYIDQWVLQPDSLFTRPLHPNAPMPFNKQDYFHRCRGLASYVENVPDLKMGVDLIAAIYQGLSCYAAIQSLNGDTAKAALYQRKANQYREKIDAHWWNAADHRYYTWYNGAGQFGTGEGEMFLLWFDALKDTARSNQTMAHLLEGQWNVETTSYLPVICYRQGYWQQARNYILWLFNPATPRREYPEVSFGVVEGVIHGLMGIEPDAASQRITTLYRGNAADTAIVKGLKVLHTEITVTHTGKQSTFQHTGKQTLIWRAAFAGRHDRIMVGNTSREASFRTDNKGHTISFIDLKVPAGSIIKARIN, via the coding sequence ATGAAACGATTTCTATTGGCATGCTGCCTTGTCAGCAGCAGCATCACGGCCCTTTCGCAGGGCGCCGTTTTTATTACTACCGATACGGCGGTACAGCAGGCTTACCGCTGGGCTGCCGGTATGGTACAACATTACCGGGGCAATCCGAATGACGCCGTTGGTCCCTGGTACGAGGCCGCTTTGCCTTCCCGCAACGCCTTCTGCATGCGCGATGTGGCACACCAGACCATCGGGGCGGCCATCTGCGGGCTGGATAAGGAAAATAGCAATATGCTGCAGGCATTTGCCGCGCACATAGACGAAAAAAGAGACTGGTGCTCTTATTGGGAGATCAACAAATTTGGTCTTCCTGCGCCGGAAGATTATCGCAACGACCGGGAATTCTGGTATAACCTGAACGCCAACTTCGATGTGATGTTCGCCTGTTTGAAGTTATACCGCTGGACCGGCGACCAGTCGTATATACAACATCCTGTGTTCGTCCGCTTCTTTGAGAAAACGGTGAATGAATACATTGACCAGTGGGTGTTGCAGCCGGATTCCCTTTTCACCAGGCCGCTGCATCCCAATGCCCCCATGCCTTTCAATAAACAGGACTATTTCCATCGCTGCCGTGGACTGGCCTCCTATGTGGAAAATGTCCCGGACCTGAAAATGGGCGTGGACCTTATCGCGGCCATCTATCAGGGATTATCTTGTTACGCTGCCATACAGTCACTGAACGGCGATACCGCTAAAGCGGCCCTGTATCAAAGAAAAGCAAATCAATACCGGGAAAAAATAGATGCTCACTGGTGGAATGCCGCTGATCATCGTTATTACACCTGGTACAACGGCGCCGGTCAGTTCGGAACAGGAGAAGGAGAGATGTTCCTCCTCTGGTTCGATGCACTGAAAGACACCGCCAGAAGCAACCAGACGATGGCACATCTGCTGGAAGGCCAATGGAATGTGGAAACTACTTCCTATCTGCCGGTGATCTGCTACCGGCAAGGCTACTGGCAGCAGGCCCGCAACTATATCCTGTGGCTGTTCAATCCGGCCACGCCGCGGCGGGAATATCCGGAAGTGTCTTTCGGCGTAGTGGAAGGCGTGATACATGGCCTGATGGGCATAGAGCCGGACGCGGCATCACAGCGCATTACCACCCTCTATCGGGGCAACGCTGCGGATACCGCTATCGTAAAAGGATTAAAAGTGCTGCATACGGAGATAACGGTAACGCATACCGGAAAACAATCCACCTTTCAGCATACAGGCAAACAAACGTTGATTTGGCGCGCTGCCTTTGCGGGCAGGCATGACCGTATCATGGTGGGGAACACGTCCAGGGAAGCCAGTTTCAGGACAGACAACAAGGGACATACCATTTCTTTTATAGACCTGAAAGTGCCGGCCGGTAGTATTATAAAGGCCCGGATAAATTAA
- a CDS encoding TonB-dependent receptor has product MTTSFKAIVSGFLLSLITLAAVAQQATISGTVRSSEGPLRHATVRVNGTKEAAFTDKDGKYSLSINRDTFSLTVSLMGYTPQTRSFAGSQSTTADWSLEQASRALGEVIVSASRKPESLDNVPSSVTVLNRKTLEDNLAVTSDITQILANEVPGLAPSAQSNSNVGQSLRGRSVLIMIDGIPQSTPLRNGEVDLRSIDPAVLERIDVIKGATAIYGNGASGGLINYITLTPKDNTPIAGKTSINLTGSLAGLKGSVGGRLGQLLHGKLGKFDYAVSGVYERTGEWKDAKGKLIGTNYSLGETDSYNGFVKLGYAPNRRQRIQLMYNYYNSQQHSNYTLVNGNYLTGQPATGVLGKQAGQPTGINGNHNLQLSWRADSLIGSTSLQTDAYYESRDDVFYVSLGRFEGGDGQSHTLSKKKGFRFMFNSPLTSQGSLSYGADFVNDVTSQPLVDGRIWVPEMNMFNVAPFAETQWKLFDDLILKGGVRMERVKISVNDYTTLRITNANGQTITPSFAVKGGDLTYTSTLFNVGVRYNRLPAFQPYASFSQGFSVADIGLALRDAKVDNISKINTEAVLVNNYELGFVSKAQQFRFELTGFISTSKLGAEMIYDAATDLFKVSRTPERIYGFEATAHYQPVSKLDLNLSFSYAEGKSDTGRTGDYNMFLNNRRIAAPKVGSSIFYRPLSGLELQVHYNGVLKRDRFDKLPGGLYKGYEGIVNAYHLFNFNASYRVARNTLLTLGIENLFNADYFPARSQWFMIPGFYSKGRGTAFNIGITVNY; this is encoded by the coding sequence ATGACGACTTCATTTAAAGCCATCGTTTCAGGCTTTCTCCTCAGCCTGATTACCCTGGCGGCAGTAGCGCAACAAGCCACCATCAGCGGTACTGTACGTTCTTCCGAAGGACCGCTCAGGCATGCCACCGTGCGGGTCAACGGTACCAAAGAGGCAGCTTTTACAGACAAAGACGGTAAATATTCCCTTTCCATCAATCGTGACACGTTTTCATTGACTGTAAGCCTGATGGGCTATACCCCGCAAACGCGGTCCTTTGCCGGCAGCCAGTCCACAACGGCCGACTGGTCCCTGGAACAGGCATCCCGCGCACTCGGCGAGGTGATCGTATCTGCCAGCCGTAAGCCGGAATCACTGGACAATGTACCATCTTCTGTTACCGTACTGAACCGCAAAACACTGGAAGATAACCTTGCTGTAACCTCCGATATCACCCAGATACTGGCCAACGAAGTTCCCGGCCTTGCACCATCCGCACAAAGCAACAGCAACGTAGGACAGTCCCTCCGCGGCCGTTCAGTGCTCATCATGATCGATGGTATCCCGCAGTCCACGCCACTGCGTAACGGCGAGGTGGACCTCCGCTCCATCGACCCGGCAGTACTGGAACGTATCGATGTGATCAAAGGCGCCACCGCCATCTATGGAAACGGCGCTTCCGGCGGGTTAATCAACTATATCACCCTCACCCCGAAAGACAATACGCCCATTGCAGGCAAAACATCCATCAACCTCACCGGTTCACTCGCCGGCCTGAAAGGCAGCGTAGGCGGCCGCCTCGGACAGTTGCTGCATGGAAAGCTCGGAAAATTCGACTATGCTGTCAGCGGTGTATATGAGCGCACCGGCGAATGGAAAGATGCCAAAGGGAAACTGATAGGCACCAATTACAGCCTCGGAGAAACAGACAGTTACAATGGCTTTGTAAAACTCGGCTACGCTCCTAACCGCCGTCAGCGCATCCAGCTGATGTACAATTATTACAACAGTCAGCAGCACTCCAATTACACACTGGTGAATGGCAACTATCTCACCGGGCAGCCCGCTACCGGCGTACTGGGCAAACAGGCCGGTCAACCGACAGGTATCAACGGCAACCATAATCTGCAGCTATCATGGCGTGCAGACAGCCTGATAGGTAGCACCAGCCTGCAAACAGACGCCTATTATGAATCGCGGGACGATGTGTTTTACGTTTCACTGGGACGCTTCGAAGGCGGCGACGGACAATCCCATACACTGTCAAAGAAAAAAGGGTTCCGTTTTATGTTCAACTCCCCGCTGACCAGCCAGGGTAGCCTGTCTTACGGCGCGGACTTCGTCAATGACGTCACCTCCCAGCCGCTGGTAGACGGCCGTATCTGGGTACCGGAGATGAACATGTTCAACGTAGCACCATTTGCAGAAACCCAATGGAAACTGTTTGACGACCTGATACTGAAAGGCGGTGTTCGCATGGAAAGGGTAAAAATCAGTGTGAACGACTACACCACGCTGCGCATTACCAACGCCAACGGACAAACGATAACGCCCAGCTTTGCGGTAAAAGGCGGCGATCTGACCTACACTTCCACCCTGTTCAACGTGGGCGTCCGTTACAACCGCCTCCCGGCTTTCCAGCCTTATGCCAGCTTTTCCCAGGGCTTCTCTGTGGCTGATATAGGGCTTGCACTGCGCGACGCCAAAGTGGACAATATCAGCAAAATCAATACAGAAGCGGTGCTGGTCAACAATTATGAGCTGGGTTTCGTCAGCAAGGCACAACAGTTCCGTTTTGAGCTGACCGGCTTTATCAGCACCTCTAAACTGGGCGCGGAAATGATCTACGACGCAGCGACTGATCTGTTCAAGGTGAGCCGCACACCGGAACGCATCTATGGTTTTGAAGCCACCGCACACTATCAGCCTGTGTCCAAACTGGACCTGAACCTGTCTTTCAGCTATGCAGAAGGCAAGTCAGATACCGGCCGCACAGGAGACTACAACATGTTCCTCAACAACCGGCGCATTGCCGCCCCGAAAGTTGGCAGCAGTATCTTCTACCGCCCCCTGAGCGGCCTTGAATTACAGGTACACTACAATGGCGTCCTGAAGCGGGACCGCTTCGATAAACTGCCCGGCGGCCTGTACAAAGGCTATGAAGGCATCGTCAACGCCTACCACCTGTTTAATTTCAATGCCAGCTACCGGGTGGCCCGCAATACGCTGCTGACATTAGGTATCGAAAACCTGTTCAATGCAGATTATTTCCCTGCCAGGTCACAATGGTTCATGATCCCGGGATTTTATTCCAAAGGAAGAGGAACAGCATTTAATATAGGCATCACCGTTAATTATTAA
- a CDS encoding helix-turn-helix domain-containing protein has translation MEKIPVRNIRRGHPLDFGIQDIRENMADKDMVQELHRHNFFYVLALEKGAGEHEIDFTPYQLQDRTIFFLRPGQVHQLRIKAGSTGWMMQFTAGFYHNAQLLRKIGAANVYADGEGKALHLLDTIFREYQQQQDQYREAIKSYLHVFLITLLRLQQQPAKNNADTYTQERLEALLELLETHIHTHKRPSQYAAMLHLSLYQLNAVTREALGKTTSALINEQIVLEAKRNLLATTAQVSQIAEQLGYEDVSYFIRFFKKQTGYTPEVFRNNNS, from the coding sequence ATGGAAAAAATTCCTGTTAGAAATATTCGGCGTGGCCATCCCCTGGACTTTGGTATCCAGGATATCCGGGAAAACATGGCGGACAAGGACATGGTGCAGGAACTGCACCGGCACAATTTCTTTTATGTGCTTGCATTGGAGAAAGGCGCCGGTGAGCATGAAATAGATTTTACGCCTTACCAGCTTCAGGACCGTACCATCTTTTTTCTGCGGCCGGGCCAGGTGCATCAGCTCCGGATCAAAGCCGGCAGCACCGGCTGGATGATGCAGTTTACCGCCGGCTTTTACCACAACGCACAGCTGTTGCGCAAGATCGGGGCAGCCAACGTTTACGCCGACGGGGAAGGGAAGGCCCTGCACCTGCTGGACACCATCTTCCGGGAATATCAACAACAGCAGGACCAATACCGGGAAGCCATCAAATCATACCTGCATGTCTTTTTGATCACACTGCTCCGGCTACAGCAGCAACCGGCAAAAAACAACGCTGACACCTATACGCAGGAGCGGTTGGAAGCCCTGCTGGAACTGCTGGAAACACATATCCATACGCATAAACGGCCATCGCAGTACGCAGCGATGCTACACCTTTCTCTTTATCAGCTGAATGCGGTCACCCGCGAGGCGCTGGGCAAGACCACCTCTGCGCTGATCAATGAACAGATCGTCCTCGAAGCAAAGCGAAACCTGCTGGCCACCACCGCGCAGGTAAGCCAGATCGCGGAACAACTGGGATATGAAGACGTCTCTTACTTCATTCGTTTCTTTAAAAAGCAGACGGGGTATACGCCGGAGGTGTTCAGGAATAATAACAGCTGA